A stretch of the Planktothricoides raciborskii GIHE-MW2 genome encodes the following:
- the mrdA gene encoding penicillin-binding protein 2, protein MTLMQFYSDRQKSKLRTVGQHYQSFVIMGLVSLMLFGGIVWRLAYLQLVEGDRFRAVADENRIRLIAKQPARGNIFDRKGRIMATSRLSKALFVWPRSHSREEWQPILKRISQILNIPDTELSKLIERAENGYDSTQQIRIARGLTAEQATLIGEFSNELPGVDVEYEALRYYPNGTLAAHVLGYTGEVDEVSLVELKPKGYRLGDIIGQLGVEAGLEQKLRGKWGGRRVEVDNMGQIIKFLGEEPAQAGQDVTLTIDLDIQRAAEKALGDTQGAIVVMDPNDGAILAMVSRPVYDPNVFSQPVTEEIWQQVQGSDHPFVNRALRGFPPASTFKIITTVAALKSGKFDPYTVLPTYPYIIAGGIQFWDWNQAGFGPLGFDGAMAWSSDTFFYQVGMTIGGPTLIEWTRRFSFGSKTGIELAAEEDPGLVADDAWKRKYRDEEWFEGDTVNMSIGQGFLLATPLQVALMNAVPANGGYLVQPHLLKDNPEAKKNRRSVGLSKDALKVLQSGLRQVVTSGTGQVMNVPTIPPNAGKTGTAEDPPRLSHAWYGGYAPYDKPEIVVVVFGENSGGGGGGFAAPKALQVMEDYFKMKKGKK, encoded by the coding sequence ATGACCTTGATGCAGTTTTACTCAGATCGCCAGAAATCTAAACTTCGTACCGTCGGACAACATTATCAGTCTTTTGTGATCATGGGACTGGTAAGTTTAATGCTGTTTGGTGGCATTGTCTGGCGTTTAGCCTATTTGCAATTAGTCGAAGGCGATCGCTTTCGAGCAGTGGCCGATGAAAACCGAATTCGTCTAATTGCCAAACAACCAGCCAGAGGCAATATATTCGACCGGAAAGGCAGAATTATGGCGACTTCTCGGCTATCCAAAGCGCTATTTGTTTGGCCGAGATCCCACAGTCGCGAAGAATGGCAGCCCATTCTTAAACGCATCTCTCAAATTCTGAATATCCCTGACACTGAGTTATCTAAACTGATCGAAAGAGCCGAAAATGGCTATGACTCTACGCAGCAAATCCGCATCGCCAGGGGTTTGACAGCGGAACAAGCCACCTTAATTGGCGAATTCAGTAATGAATTACCCGGAGTAGACGTGGAATATGAAGCCCTCCGTTACTATCCCAACGGCACTCTGGCGGCTCATGTTTTAGGTTATACCGGCGAAGTGGATGAAGTATCTTTAGTTGAACTTAAACCCAAAGGATATCGTCTGGGTGACATTATTGGTCAGTTAGGGGTTGAAGCTGGTTTAGAGCAGAAATTGCGAGGTAAATGGGGTGGTCGGCGCGTAGAAGTGGATAATATGGGTCAAATTATCAAGTTTTTGGGTGAAGAACCCGCCCAAGCTGGACAAGATGTGACTTTGACCATTGACCTGGATATCCAAAGGGCCGCCGAAAAAGCCCTGGGCGATACCCAGGGAGCCATTGTAGTCATGGATCCGAACGATGGGGCGATTTTAGCGATGGTCAGCCGCCCGGTCTATGACCCGAATGTGTTCTCTCAACCTGTGACCGAAGAAATTTGGCAACAAGTTCAAGGATCCGATCACCCATTTGTCAATCGGGCTTTGCGAGGCTTCCCCCCTGCCAGCACCTTTAAAATTATTACCACCGTTGCCGCCCTCAAGTCTGGCAAGTTTGATCCCTATACGGTGCTACCCACTTATCCGTACATTATTGCTGGCGGCATCCAGTTTTGGGATTGGAACCAGGCTGGTTTTGGCCCTTTAGGATTTGATGGAGCGATGGCTTGGAGTAGTGATACTTTCTTTTATCAAGTGGGCATGACTATCGGTGGACCAACTTTAATTGAATGGACGAGAAGGTTTAGCTTTGGCTCCAAGACTGGCATCGAGTTGGCCGCCGAAGAAGACCCCGGACTGGTGGCTGATGATGCCTGGAAACGCAAGTATAGAGACGAAGAATGGTTTGAAGGCGATACGGTGAATATGTCCATTGGTCAAGGGTTTCTGCTGGCTACCCCTCTGCAAGTAGCCTTGATGAATGCAGTCCCTGCTAATGGCGGCTATCTGGTGCAACCTCACTTGCTTAAGGATAATCCAGAAGCGAAAAAAAATCGGCGATCGGTTGGATTAAGTAAGGACGCCCTCAAGGTCTTACAATCAGGTTTACGACAGGTGGTGACATCAGGAACAGGTCAGGTGATGAATGTACCCACGATTCCCCCAAATGCGGGGAAGACAGGTACGGCTGAAGATCCGCCGCGTCTATCCCATGCTTGGTATGGCGGCTATGCCCCTTATGACAAACCAGAAATTGTGGTGGTGGTTTTTGGGGAAAATTCTGGCGGTGGTGGTGGGGGTTTTGCCGCACCCAAGGCACTGCAAGTTATGGAAGATTATTTTAAAATGAAGAAAGGCAAGAAATAA
- a CDS encoding calcium-binding protein, whose amino-acid sequence MTQAVLILPDRDTLTGGATTTKETAPVSSPVTTPTPTPTPTPAPPPPPPPPIYKNLTEQNDNYSLTIGELSAFPEGLRGLAGNDLITGSSGNEQINGNAGDDTLFGGNGDDILLGGRDNDVLFGENGNDILNGNLGNDLVVGGEDNDIIRGGQGEDILIGSAGNDTLIGDMNQDFLFGGEGQDLYVLRTDAPAFDPNQADLIFGFNSSEDSIGLTNGLTASNITLEVFTIDLTTQLSIFKLFPDQTSAVSGFSPDLIAPNDTTIVNAKVDGVLIRNNQPGSEFFGTALGIVVGVTPAELISRFVTVADDLLALG is encoded by the coding sequence ATGACTCAAGCAGTTTTAATATTACCAGATAGAGACACATTAACCGGAGGGGCAACCACAACAAAAGAGACAGCCCCAGTATCTTCCCCTGTGACAACCCCAACTCCAACCCCAACCCCAACCCCAGCACCACCGCCTCCACCACCCCCACCAATTTACAAAAATTTAACCGAACAAAATGATAATTATTCACTAACTATTGGTGAATTATCAGCATTTCCCGAAGGGTTACGGGGACTCGCGGGCAATGATTTAATCACTGGTTCTTCAGGCAATGAACAAATCAACGGCAATGCCGGAGATGATACTTTATTTGGGGGTAATGGTGACGATATTTTATTAGGCGGAAGAGATAATGATGTCCTATTTGGCGAAAATGGCAACGATATTCTCAATGGCAACTTAGGTAACGATTTAGTGGTCGGTGGGGAAGACAATGATATTATTCGTGGTGGTCAAGGGGAGGATATTTTAATTGGTTCAGCGGGAAATGATACCTTAATTGGTGATATGAATCAGGATTTTCTCTTTGGAGGAGAAGGTCAGGATCTTTATGTGCTGAGAACCGATGCCCCAGCCTTTGACCCGAACCAAGCAGATTTGATTTTTGGCTTTAATTCATCGGAGGATAGTATTGGTTTGACCAATGGTCTGACTGCGAGTAATATTACTTTAGAAGTATTCACCATTGACCTAACCACTCAATTAAGTATTTTTAAGTTATTCCCAGACCAAACATCCGCCGTGAGTGGTTTTTCCCCGGACTTAATTGCCCCAAATGATACCACTATTGTGAATGCCAAAGTTGACGGGGTACTAATTAGAAATAATCAACCGGGTTCGGAGTTTTTTGGCACCGCTTTGGGCATTGTCGTCGGTGTGACTCCCGCTGAACTTATTTCCCGGTTTGTGACAGTTGCCGATGATTTATTAGCCCTAGGTTAA
- a CDS encoding NB-ARC domain-containing protein, protein MDVNEVLAWADKLVFAKTGAHLNSLQQAILAGAWDSQKYRDIAEDYHCSEPNVKRVAASLWKLISDELDEKIDKKNFRATMERFYISKSKIQNFVQSNFNQGEIKFCGESWHSDNTGKLRSPSANSSTNSPSKQPEQRHNLTEAPDWEHHNNRRAEITTLKKWILDEKIRLITIFGLPGMGKTTLARELVEQIKDNFDYILWRNCSETLTLKSFQTNLIEFFSQNQETKSSSLIDYLRLNRCLIILDDFQELFAPEKFAGTYLPEAESYGKFLKEMARSPHKSCFLILSWEKPTEIATLEGENRHCRSLQLGGLREAAAGEILSNKGLKDDDKWGELIQIYSGNPSWLNIVAATIEDLFNRSVDRFLSYPTLFLGDLEPRLQEYYQRLSASEKIVIQWLVNQEAADIFQKPVGANGHSPLPDADFLTAIQSLRKRGLIEKVSDNNGASLLTVQGLFKQYVKNQ, encoded by the coding sequence ATGGATGTTAATGAAGTCCTCGCATGGGCTGATAAATTAGTATTTGCCAAAACAGGAGCGCACTTAAATAGTCTGCAACAGGCAATTTTAGCAGGGGCTTGGGATAGTCAAAAATACAGAGATATCGCCGAGGATTATCACTGTAGCGAACCAAATGTTAAGCGAGTAGCGGCTAGTTTATGGAAATTAATATCCGATGAGTTAGACGAAAAAATAGATAAGAAAAACTTCCGCGCTACAATGGAACGTTTTTATATTTCTAAATCTAAGATTCAAAACTTTGTCCAAAGTAATTTTAATCAGGGTGAAATAAAATTTTGTGGAGAAAGTTGGCACTCTGACAACACAGGAAAATTGCGATCGCCCTCTGCCAATTCCTCCACAAATTCCCCTAGCAAACAACCAGAACAACGCCACAATTTAACCGAAGCCCCGGACTGGGAGCATCATAACAACCGCCGTGCCGAAATAACCACCCTAAAAAAGTGGATTTTGGACGAAAAAATCCGCCTTATTACTATCTTTGGCTTGCCGGGAATGGGCAAAACCACCCTCGCTAGAGAACTGGTAGAACAAATTAAAGATAACTTTGACTATATTCTTTGGCGCAACTGTAGCGAAACTCTCACCCTAAAATCTTTCCAAACCAATTTAATTGAGTTTTTTTCCCAAAATCAGGAAACGAAATCATCATCCCTCATCGACTATTTGCGTTTAAACCGTTGCCTGATTATTCTCGATGACTTCCAAGAACTGTTTGCCCCTGAAAAATTCGCAGGCACTTATCTCCCAGAAGCCGAAAGTTATGGGAAATTCCTCAAAGAAATGGCGCGATCGCCTCACAAAAGTTGCTTCCTCATCCTCAGTTGGGAAAAACCCACAGAAATTGCCACCTTAGAAGGAGAAAACCGCCATTGCCGTAGCTTACAACTGGGAGGTTTGAGAGAAGCAGCAGCAGGAGAAATATTAAGCAACAAAGGGTTAAAGGATGACGATAAATGGGGGGAACTAATCCAAATTTATAGCGGCAACCCGTCCTGGTTAAATATCGTTGCCGCTACCATTGAAGACTTATTTAACCGCAGCGTCGATCGCTTCTTATCTTATCCTACCTTATTTCTCGGCGACTTAGAACCCAGATTACAAGAATATTATCAACGGTTATCGGCATCTGAAAAAATAGTCATCCAATGGTTAGTCAACCAAGAAGCCGCCGATATTTTCCAGAAACCCGTAGGGGCGAATGGCCATTCGCCCCTACCGGATGCGGATTTTTTGACCGCGATCCAATCTTTGCGGAAACGGGGTTTAATCGAAAAAGTCAGCGATAATAATGGCGCGTCCCTGTTGACCGTGCAAGGCTTATTTAAACAGTATGTGAAAAATCAGTAG
- a CDS encoding ABC transporter ATP-binding protein, which translates to MSFSTAATQPSDTTRQETALDVELRKVFKVFDGNTVVRAVDLDIRRGEFFSILGSSGCGKTTTLRLIAGFETPSAGEVLIRGKSMTQVPPYQRPVNTVFQSYALFNHMSVAENIAFGLRIKRLGKAEIEDRVRQALKLVKMEEFANRVPTSLSGGQQQRVALARALVNRPAVILLDEPLGALDLKLRKEMQVELSNLHKDLGLTFVMVTHDQQEALSLSDRIAVMRQGRVEQIGSPTEIYERPKTTFVADFIGDTNLLEGRIECAESASAPPRERTNLQIRTNSNLKIGVQTLEPWSHSGTQVAVSVRPERIQLSLYEPENQINCFEARLEHIMYLGTHVHYVVKLTSGDRLTIMQPNTLGSLPELHTRIYVHWSPTDCIAIAQ; encoded by the coding sequence ATGAGTTTTTCAACTGCTGCTACACAACCATCAGACACCACACGGCAGGAAACGGCCTTGGACGTGGAACTGCGGAAAGTTTTTAAGGTGTTTGATGGCAATACCGTTGTCCGGGCTGTAGACCTGGATATTCGTCGAGGGGAGTTTTTTAGTATTCTGGGATCTTCTGGCTGTGGGAAAACCACAACCCTGCGTTTAATTGCCGGGTTTGAAACTCCTTCCGCTGGAGAGGTACTCATTCGGGGCAAGTCAATGACCCAAGTGCCTCCTTATCAAAGACCTGTCAACACCGTATTTCAAAGTTATGCCCTGTTTAATCACATGAGCGTAGCGGAAAATATTGCTTTTGGATTACGGATTAAACGCTTGGGCAAAGCGGAAATTGAAGACCGGGTTCGGCAAGCGCTGAAATTAGTCAAAATGGAAGAATTTGCTAACCGGGTTCCCACTTCCCTCTCAGGAGGTCAGCAGCAACGGGTCGCTTTAGCCAGAGCACTGGTAAATCGACCAGCGGTGATTTTACTGGATGAACCCCTCGGCGCTTTGGATTTGAAGCTGCGGAAAGAGATGCAAGTGGAATTATCCAATTTACATAAAGATTTGGGCTTAACTTTTGTGATGGTGACGCACGATCAACAAGAAGCCCTGAGTCTTTCCGATCGCATTGCGGTGATGCGTCAGGGTCGGGTTGAGCAAATTGGTTCACCGACGGAAATCTATGAACGGCCCAAAACAACTTTTGTGGCGGATTTTATCGGCGATACTAATTTGCTGGAAGGGCGGATCGAATGTGCCGAAAGCGCATCTGCGCCGCCTCGCGAACGCACCAATTTACAAATCCGCACCAATAGCAACCTGAAAATTGGGGTACAAACCTTAGAACCCTGGAGTCATTCAGGAACTCAGGTTGCTGTGAGCGTGCGACCGGAACGGATTCAATTGAGTCTGTATGAACCGGAAAACCAAATCAATTGTTTTGAAGCCCGCCTGGAACATATTATGTATCTGGGAACCCATGTGCATTATGTGGTGAAGTTAACTTCAGGGGATCGGCTAACAATTATGCAACCGAACACCCTGGGTAGCTTGCCAGAATTACACACGCGGATTTATGTTCACTGGTCGCCAACGGACTGTATCGCGATCGCCCAATAG
- a CDS encoding ABC transporter permease, which produces MIDTKISQEDIPVDMLKGKQKLRISWSVMFAGAMFFFMYLPILVLTFYSFNESRYSAAWGGFTFKWYLNLFQDESILLALRNSLMVGLLAIAVSAVLGTLMAVGLARYNFFGKTLYKGISYLPLIIPDIAIAVATLVFLAAVQITLSLWTIIAAHIVFCLAYIALVVSTRLADLDPHLEEAALDLGATPVQAFLQVLLPQLMPGIVSGCLLAFVLSLDDFLIASFTAGSGAVTLPMEIFGRIRTGVKPDINALSVMLIIFSGSIAFFGEFLRSQGETKTAK; this is translated from the coding sequence ATGATAGACACCAAAATTTCACAGGAGGACATCCCGGTAGATATGTTAAAAGGTAAGCAAAAATTGCGAATTTCTTGGTCGGTGATGTTTGCCGGGGCAATGTTCTTTTTTATGTATTTGCCTATTTTGGTTTTGACTTTTTATAGTTTCAATGAATCTCGCTATAGTGCGGCTTGGGGTGGCTTTACTTTCAAATGGTATCTGAATTTATTTCAAGATGAGTCAATTTTGCTGGCACTCCGCAATAGTTTGATGGTGGGGTTGTTAGCGATCGCGGTTTCGGCGGTCTTAGGAACTTTGATGGCTGTGGGTTTAGCTCGGTATAATTTTTTCGGCAAAACTTTATATAAAGGGATTTCTTACCTGCCTTTAATTATTCCCGATATTGCGATCGCTGTGGCTACCCTGGTATTTTTAGCCGCTGTCCAAATTACCCTAAGTTTGTGGACAATTATTGCCGCCCATATCGTCTTTTGTCTCGCTTATATTGCCCTAGTAGTTTCCACTCGATTAGCGGATTTAGACCCTCATTTAGAAGAAGCCGCTTTAGATTTAGGCGCCACCCCAGTGCAAGCTTTTCTACAAGTTTTATTACCGCAGTTAATGCCCGGAATTGTATCCGGTTGTCTGTTGGCATTTGTCCTGAGTTTGGATGATTTTTTAATCGCCAGTTTTACCGCAGGCAGTGGCGCTGTTACTTTGCCAATGGAAATATTTGGCCGCATTCGTACCGGGGTAAAACCGGATATTAATGCTTTGAGTGTGATGTTGATTATCTTCTCTGGATCTATCGCCTTTTTCGGGGAATTTCTCCGTTCTCAGGGAGAAACAAAAACCGCTAAATAA
- a CDS encoding UvrD-helicase domain-containing protein has translation MEQWINFDRSLNQRLNREALDQQQSKAKNFSLEGHALVRGVAGSGKSLVLRNRVEKLIDDGYDNILVLCYNRFMNGWIDSKLREKRLNLDITCKTFHSWAYRIGYDYKWDDHPDSRQKIINLVEENSKHRYQAILIDEAQDFYDEWFQAMLPAVNPDTNSIFFVYDNTQSVYGQPHRLKDRWTWKSLGFTIPGGRSQIFDLNYRNTPEILELAWQFILPYLANAKMKISKRAEAGGNIGHIVEPVKKTARSSSIKPILVKGDLSASIIANQIKLALNSHPESSVGVLLHPNEDKSFKKNISDCLWDLNIDHHAPMRSIERNSNVVDRPFVIIDSWNALKGVEFDAVIIAGIDKVKDLPDPDEDFKEKAGLYTAMTRARDHMIMLYDNETPVVKQIEKILASPDVLSFDIDMRQSA, from the coding sequence ATGGAACAGTGGATTAACTTTGATCGGTCGCTCAATCAACGCTTGAACCGTGAGGCTTTAGATCAACAACAAAGCAAAGCTAAAAACTTTTCTCTTGAAGGCCATGCTTTAGTTCGAGGTGTAGCCGGTTCTGGAAAGTCACTTGTCTTGAGAAATCGAGTTGAAAAACTCATTGATGATGGCTATGATAATATTTTAGTGCTGTGCTATAACCGCTTTATGAACGGTTGGATTGACTCAAAACTAAGAGAAAAAAGGTTAAACTTAGATATAACCTGTAAAACCTTCCACAGTTGGGCATATCGAATTGGATATGATTATAAATGGGACGATCATCCGGATTCCCGACAAAAAATTATCAACTTAGTCGAAGAAAACTCAAAACATCGCTATCAAGCAATTTTAATTGACGAAGCGCAGGACTTTTACGACGAATGGTTCCAAGCAATGCTACCAGCAGTCAATCCAGACACAAATTCTATTTTTTTTGTTTATGATAACACTCAATCAGTTTATGGGCAACCTCATCGGCTTAAAGACCGTTGGACATGGAAATCTCTTGGGTTTACAATTCCTGGTGGTCGTTCTCAAATATTTGATCTTAACTATCGAAACACCCCGGAAATATTGGAATTAGCTTGGCAATTTATTTTACCTTATTTGGCTAATGCTAAGATGAAAATTTCCAAGCGGGCTGAGGCGGGAGGAAACATTGGTCACATAGTCGAACCTGTAAAAAAAACTGCCCGCAGTTCTTCGATTAAACCAATACTGGTTAAAGGTGATCTATCTGCAAGTATTATCGCTAATCAAATTAAGTTGGCATTAAATAGCCATCCAGAATCTTCAGTTGGCGTTTTGCTACATCCCAATGAGGATAAAAGTTTTAAGAAAAACATTAGTGATTGTTTGTGGGATCTAAATATCGATCATCATGCACCAATGCGTTCAATAGAACGAAATAGTAACGTTGTAGATAGACCATTTGTCATCATTGATTCCTGGAATGCTCTTAAAGGAGTTGAATTTGATGCAGTGATCATTGCCGGGATAGATAAGGTAAAAGATTTACCAGACCCCGATGAAGATTTCAAAGAAAAAGCTGGGTTATATACAGCAATGACACGGGCAAGAGATCATATGATTATGTTATATGATAATGAAACTCCAGTAGTCAAGCAGATTGAAAAAATTCTAGCCTCCCCAGATGTTTTATCTTTCGATATAGATATGAGGCAATCCGCTTAA
- a CDS encoding PotD/PotF family extracellular solute-binding protein, with product MTQTRRQFLQSSAAALSSMALSGCGWTLGGNPFDDSGDEMTGPPMTQTSANDLYIYTWADYTDSELIETFRKQTGIKVIVDIFDSNEAMLAKVQAGGGGAYSIIYPSDSWVKRMVELRLLQPLDHSRLKGINNLFEKFQNPDYDPGNRYSLPFTWGTTGLIYNAEKLSSTPKDWDYLWEHQKELSRKVTLINDPREVIGASLRSLGYSYNSENPAEIQAAYEKLLNLKGTLATFTTDGWRDLILAGDLTMAMGFSFDALNVANENPNLKYLVPQSGTSLWIDTMVIPAGAPNVAGAYKWLNFMLQPEVTVSLCERLYFATPNKQAYAQLSQDLQENPTLFPPESVLEKCEGIIPLSIEKEKTYARYWIKLKSS from the coding sequence ATGACTCAAACTCGACGCCAATTTTTACAAAGTTCTGCGGCGGCGCTTTCTAGTATGGCGCTGTCCGGTTGTGGGTGGACTCTAGGGGGTAATCCCTTTGATGACAGTGGGGATGAGATGACCGGACCGCCGATGACTCAGACCTCAGCCAACGATCTCTATATCTACACTTGGGCCGATTACACTGACTCAGAGTTAATCGAAACCTTTAGAAAACAAACCGGCATCAAAGTCATTGTGGATATTTTTGACTCCAATGAAGCGATGCTGGCGAAGGTTCAAGCGGGCGGTGGTGGAGCCTACAGTATTATTTATCCCTCGGATTCTTGGGTCAAACGGATGGTGGAGTTGAGACTGCTACAACCCCTTGACCACTCTCGACTGAAGGGGATAAACAATCTATTTGAGAAGTTTCAAAATCCTGACTACGATCCAGGAAATCGTTACAGTTTACCCTTCACTTGGGGAACCACCGGCTTAATTTATAACGCCGAAAAACTTTCCTCTACCCCGAAAGATTGGGACTATCTCTGGGAACACCAAAAAGAATTATCTCGCAAAGTGACTTTGATCAACGATCCGCGAGAAGTGATAGGGGCATCCCTGCGATCGCTGGGCTACTCCTACAATTCCGAAAACCCCGCAGAAATACAAGCGGCTTATGAAAAATTGCTAAACCTCAAAGGTACACTGGCCACATTTACCACTGATGGTTGGCGAGATTTAATATTAGCCGGAGACTTAACAATGGCAATGGGTTTTTCCTTTGACGCCCTAAATGTAGCCAATGAAAACCCAAATTTAAAATATCTGGTGCCTCAAAGTGGTACTTCTTTGTGGATAGATACAATGGTTATTCCCGCCGGGGCGCCGAATGTAGCCGGAGCTTACAAATGGCTAAACTTCATGTTGCAACCAGAAGTAACCGTATCGCTCTGTGAGCGACTGTATTTTGCCACACCCAATAAGCAGGCTTATGCTCAATTATCTCAGGATTTACAAGAAAATCCTACCTTGTTCCCCCCTGAATCCGTACTAGAAAAGTGTGAAGGAATTATTCCTTTAAGTATTGAAAAAGAAAAAACTTATGCCAGGTATTGGATCAAACTAAAAAGCAGCTAA
- a CDS encoding ABC transporter permease: protein MTPPSTISTNKTKPEPAGNHRLQPNWLGPLALLGPSGIWLVLLLVLPTLVIFQLSLVPEIQPGEKVIPSGLDNYCRVLGFDQCQWANFDPVYLQVIGRSLLLASGTTSICLILGFPVAYWLALQTPKRWQNLLLLGFVLPLWTSSLLRSYAWKTILRPTGVLNSIIATVGLPPTDLLHSTSAVLIGMSYSFLPYMVLILYASLEKLDRRLLEAAADLGANPVEVFLKVTVPQTLPGIAAGCLLVFISGLGDFVDPELLGGASSMTVSRLIYDQFLGAARDWGFGSALSMVLITAVSIAIALMIRFGDASPKK from the coding sequence ATGACTCCACCTTCTACTATATCGACCAATAAGACCAAACCAGAACCAGCCGGAAATCATCGCCTACAACCGAATTGGCTTGGCCCTTTGGCATTGCTTGGCCCATCAGGAATTTGGTTAGTGTTATTGTTGGTGCTGCCCACCTTGGTGATTTTTCAACTAAGTTTGGTGCCGGAAATCCAACCTGGGGAAAAAGTGATTCCGTCCGGGCTGGATAATTATTGTCGAGTCTTGGGATTTGATCAGTGTCAATGGGCTAATTTCGATCCGGTTTATTTACAAGTGATTGGCCGATCGCTCCTGTTAGCATCTGGCACCACCAGCATTTGTTTGATCCTCGGATTTCCTGTCGCTTACTGGTTAGCCTTGCAAACTCCCAAACGCTGGCAAAATTTACTGTTATTAGGTTTTGTTTTGCCTTTGTGGACTTCTTCCCTGCTGCGGTCTTATGCCTGGAAAACCATTTTGCGGCCTACTGGGGTACTGAATAGCATTATCGCCACCGTGGGACTACCCCCGACGGATTTGTTGCACTCTACGTCAGCGGTACTGATTGGCATGAGTTACAGCTTTTTGCCTTATATGGTACTGATTCTTTATGCTTCTTTGGAAAAACTCGATCGCCGTTTGTTGGAAGCGGCGGCGGATTTGGGCGCTAATCCCGTGGAAGTCTTTTTGAAAGTAACCGTACCCCAAACCCTGCCGGGAATTGCAGCGGGTTGTTTGCTGGTGTTTATCAGCGGTCTGGGGGATTTCGTGGATCCCGAACTTTTGGGCGGGGCTTCCAGCATGACGGTATCTCGGTTAATTTACGATCAATTTTTGGGGGCAGCGCGGGATTGGGGCTTTGGTTCTGCCCTGAGTATGGTGTTAATTACGGCGGTGAGTATTGCGATCGCTTTAATGATTCGCTTTGGTGATGCCAGCCCGAAAAAATAA
- a CDS encoding calcium-binding protein — MPQAVDKNPTIEELLAAIEASKNSTNSTTSGSSTSTAVTGGTVFTDSDFKDLTNDDDNKRLSPNELANFTGGLRSLGGNDTIVGSSSGEAINGNLGFDSLLGGGGDDTLRGGQNSDRIFGEDGNDIVNGNRGNDLVLGGNSNDIVRGGQDNDLLLGGEGRDTLIGDFGTDYLMGNDGDDLFILRTETAEAIASFADWIIDFDPNNDKIGLTGGLSRSDLSFETISLNLGSRLDFLTSFNGENFSSETEIPTQVLDPNGDGTVQGVLIRNNERNSPFLNTVLGIVLNVTEAQINNNSIFQSVPDSFLSLG, encoded by the coding sequence ATGCCTCAAGCAGTTGACAAAAACCCGACAATCGAAGAATTGTTAGCCGCCATAGAAGCGAGTAAAAACAGCACAAATTCAACCACATCAGGCAGTTCAACCTCAACCGCTGTAACCGGGGGAACCGTCTTCACGGACAGTGATTTTAAAGACTTAACCAACGATGATGATAATAAACGATTAAGCCCTAATGAACTGGCAAACTTTACCGGAGGTTTGCGATCCCTTGGTGGCAATGATACGATCGTCGGTTCATCAAGCGGTGAAGCCATCAATGGTAATCTGGGATTTGATAGCCTCCTGGGTGGAGGGGGTGACGATACATTGCGAGGTGGCCAAAATAGCGATCGCATCTTTGGGGAAGATGGCAACGATATTGTCAATGGGAATCGAGGAAATGACTTAGTATTAGGAGGTAATAGCAATGATATTGTGCGCGGAGGTCAAGATAATGACCTCTTGCTGGGAGGAGAAGGCCGCGATACTCTGATTGGTGATTTTGGCACCGACTATTTAATGGGTAACGATGGAGATGATTTGTTTATCCTCAGAACCGAAACCGCAGAAGCGATCGCCTCATTCGCAGATTGGATCATTGACTTTGATCCCAACAATGATAAAATTGGTCTAACTGGGGGACTTTCTAGAAGTGACCTAAGCTTTGAAACCATTAGTTTAAACTTAGGCAGTAGGCTGGATTTTTTAACAAGTTTCAACGGAGAAAATTTTTCTTCAGAGACAGAAATTCCTACCCAAGTCCTAGATCCAAATGGGGATGGCACCGTTCAAGGAGTCCTGATTCGTAATAATGAAAGAAATTCTCCGTTCCTCAATACAGTTTTGGGGATTGTCTTAAATGTCACTGAAGCCCAAATCAATAATAATTCAATTTTTCAAAGTGTGCCAGACTCCTTCTTATCTCTGGGATAG